Below is a genomic region from Raphanus sativus cultivar WK10039 chromosome 4, ASM80110v3, whole genome shotgun sequence.
tttttcctagaacatggatctttaaaaaacagagggagtattggATAAACCTTGGCATTCTACGTATACAAACCGCGCTGACAAGTGTCTCTGTTTCAGGTCGAACTGTTAGTAGACTCTTTACCTAACAAAGACAAGAGTTTCTTGATTACAGTTTGCAAAAGAATGATGATAATACAACATTGTAAGAGTAAGCAACAGTTACCAAGAGAAGGCCAATAACGTTTTTGGGATTCCCAGAGTAGACAGGAACTCGGCTATGGCCTCGTGCCAGAATCTTACCCATAGCTTCCCTGTGAGATTTATGCAAGAGTTTCGGTCTTTCAGAATCATCAATAAAAGGAACATTGAGACAGTTGAGAACCAAGCTCACCAGTCCAACTTTGAATTTACATCCAAGGAGAAGGTCGATTCGATTGGGGTCATGGCTTCTTGTGCAGTCTGTCAAACCAAGTACCAATTTTGCGTGAAATAACTTTAGACTAAACAGTCAGGAAAGAATTCAAGAAAGTGAGATATTACCTTTTCGGTCAAATCAAGTGCTCCACTAATGATTGTCGTCTCATCATGCGTAAGTTCACCTCCCTTGCCAGCCTACAACCATAGTGTGCCCAAATTAGTAACTCCAAAGTAGTGAAGCATCTGCAgagttttgtaataaaaacCTCTTGGCTGTGAATGGAGACAAGAGCTTTCAACTGAGCTCGTCTAAACAATGCGTCATTGTGTCCCAGTACCAAATCCAATATCTATCCAAATGATGTTAGaatcaagaaaagaaagaacaatCAATAAACATTTCCAGAACAAAGAAAAGATAATAAAGAATTGACCTTGCCGATGGGAAAGGCAATAGGGTAGCAGAGAATCATTAAAATGCGGACAAGCCAGACGAAGTTAGCTCCTACGGCGAGTCCATACCTGGTGCATATCGCTTGAGGTATAACCTTAAAAGCAATATATTCAAATCAGTCGTTGATAAACTTTTTagatttgcaaaaaaaaaaaaaaaacaaacatacatACCTCACCGAAAGCAAGAACAAAAGTGACAGAAAGAATGATGGCAACGTATTCATTGAATAGCTTATCCAAATATATAGGAAGCCCCTGCCCAATTAATTCCCATAGACCATCATAGTAAGTTgtagaaccaaaaaaaaaaaaaagaaagaaactttgaATAAAGAGAGTAAACCTCCATTGCAACAGCATTGCACAGAAGCAGTGTCACTAAAAGCTGATGCTGTTTCTGAACAACCGGGAATATCGCAGCTGCACAAACCACCATCATCACATCAAATTTcgataattaataaataaataaaaaaactgattaagaaacaaaaataggAATGAAGATTATTACAGGCTTGTTTCTTCTCGTTGGGAGTGCCACTGCGTTGGAGGATCTCGAGCTCGACGAGACCGAGAGACATAAGCCCCAAAGTCAGACCAGACATGATTCCCGCGAACAGAACGAGGATACAAGAGACACCTGCGTAGAT
It encodes:
- the LOC108855847 gene encoding DUF21 domain-containing protein At4g14240 — translated: MQLINAVAAGRMLYGFGQSNGGGEAIPYGSPWWFIYAGVSCILVLFAGIMSGLTLGLMSLGLVELEILQRSGTPNEKKQASAIFPVVQKQHQLLVTLLLCNAVAMEGLPIYLDKLFNEYVAIILSVTFVLAFGEVIPQAICTRYGLAVGANFVWLVRILMILCYPIAFPIGKILDLVLGHNDALFRRAQLKALVSIHSQEAGKGGELTHDETTIISGALDLTEKTAQEAMTPIESTFSLDVNSKLDWEAMGKILARGHSRVPVYSGNPKNVIGLLLVKSLLTVRPETETLVSAVCIRRMPRVPADMPLYDILNEFQKGSSHMAAVVKVKGKNKVPPSTLLEENTEESNDSGLTAPLLLKREGNHDNVIVQIDKANRQSFYQSNETVPHGFTHTSEDIEDGEVIGIITLEDVFEELLQEEIVDETDEYVDVHKRIRVAAAAAASSIARAPSSRRLIAQKGAGGGQNRQAQTTKGSSQEQDKMVGTVEGKQPV